One genomic segment of Clavelina lepadiformis chromosome 3, kaClaLepa1.1, whole genome shotgun sequence includes these proteins:
- the LOC143448210 gene encoding ADP-ribosylation factor 4-like: protein MGNCGGKREIRLVIIGLDLAGKTSVLNKMRFNEAGSTTPTVGFNFETVRYKNIDVNIWDTGGQDKIRDLWKHYYEEVDGVLYVVDSTDDQRIDEAKEALHRALRDINLQNAFLCVLANKRDLADKCMSVDDIKNRLQLSTFPENRKWALKEVSALEGTGLDSVLQWVAAQKKK from the exons atGGGAAATTGTGGTGGTAAACGGGAGATTAGGCTCGTGATTATCGGTTTGGATTTAGCAGGAAAAACGTCTGTTCTGAACAAGATGCGGTTTAACGAAGCCGGCTCCACGACACCAACAGTcggttttaattttgaaacggTCCGATACAAGAACATCGACGTAAACATTTGGGACACTGGCGGCCAAGACAAGATTAGGGATTTGTGGAAGCACTACTATGAAGAG GTTGACGGCGTGCTTTATGTGGTCGACTCGACAGATGACCAAAGAATAGACGAAGCAAAAGAAGCCTTGCACCGGGCACTACGCGACATCAACCTACAGAACGCTTTCCTATGCGTGCTGGCAAACAAACGTGACTTGGCGGACAAATGCATGTCGGTTGATGACATCAAGAACAGATTGCAACTTAGCACGTTCCCCGAAAATCGAAAGTGGGCCCTAAAAGAAGTAAGCGCCCTGGAGGGTACTGGACTTGACAGCGTTTTGCAGTGGGTGGCTgcgcaaaaaaagaaataa
- the LOC143448211 gene encoding uncharacterized protein LOC143448211 — protein sequence MYLLQRPLKPQMELSSDELAAALVTAHWFQKQVTTQATADRKPMPKAAICGPSVWNQWKENSITWATKTESLKTGLLGYLESGTKDRYKCSPVWMASSAAE from the exons ATGTATTTACTCCAGAGACCATTAAAGCCCCAGATGGAATTAAGTAGCGACGAACTGGCAGCTGCACTTGTAACAGCCCACTGGTTCCAAAAGCAAGTCACAACACAAGCCACAGCGGACAGAAAACCAATGCCAAAGGCAGCAATTTGT GGACCCTCAGTTTGGAACCAGTGGAAGGAAAATAGCATTACTTGGGCGACAAAGACCGAATCATTGAAAACAGGT TTGTTAGGATATCTGGAAAGTGGTACCAAAGACCGGTATAAATGTAGCCCGGTCTGGATGGCCTCATCAGCCGCAGAATGA